From Chloracidobacterium sp. N, the proteins below share one genomic window:
- a CDS encoding nucleotidyltransferase family protein — protein MTLRALLQEKREDILRLCAKYGAHNVRVFGSAVRGEDRPDSDVDFLVDFEPGRSLLDQIALALELGQLLGRKADVVTDSGLYWLLRRRILKEARPL, from the coding sequence ATGACCTTACGCGCGTTGCTGCAGGAAAAACGGGAAGACATCCTGCGCCTTTGTGCCAAATATGGAGCGCACAACGTGCGGGTGTTTGGGTCTGCTGTGCGTGGTGAAGACCGGCCGGACAGTGACGTTGACTTCCTGGTTGACTTTGAACCCGGCCGGAGTCTGCTCGACCAGATAGCACTGGCCCTTGAACTCGGGCAGTTGCTCGGACGCAAGGCCGATGTTGTCACGGATAGCGGCCTTTACTGGCTCCTGCGCCGACGCATCCTCAAGGAGGCGCGTCCATTGTGA
- a CDS encoding energy transducer TonB, whose amino-acid sequence MSPTHRGSVEFRADGRTGNVELVSGLGSGLDEEAMRAARSIRFTPAQENGQPVTTTMDIKYRFVNQ is encoded by the coding sequence ATGTCACCGACGCATCGTGGGTCAGTTGAGTTTCGCGCTGATGGGCGGACTGGCAACGTCGAGCTGGTTTCCGGGCTGGGCAGTGGTCTTGATGAGGAAGCCATGCGCGCCGCGCGGAGCATCCGGTTCACCCCGGCTCAGGAAAACGGGCAGCCCGTCACGACGACCATGGATATCAAGTACCGCTTCGTCAACCAGTAG
- a CDS encoding sodium:solute symporter — protein sequence MTALDWAVIAAYFAYLIVDGLRAGRRGQTSDGYFRADRSLGWWTVGLSVMATQLSAITLVGATGQGYTDGLRFVQFYFALPIAMVILCVTAVPGFHRANVFTAYEFLERRFDARTRALTSLFFLLSRGLATSVVIAAPAVVLSVVLGWPETFTVLAMGVVTTLYTVLGGVRAVAWNDVKQMVVILVGLAAMLGLLVVKLPPSVSLWDGLHVAGATGRLTAVVWSLDWREKYTVWSGLLASLFLFLSYFGCDQSQVQRYLAATSVDAARRSLLLNAFVKIPLQAAVLLIGVLMFVFYVFAPAPPLVFAGKAELTDETARQTYAQLAADYAVATDERRQAALRYVAARREHAAAAASAETAFLEAQARCDALHRAATKLLSGTTGRPYDDTNHIFPTFVLSQLPTGLVGLMLAAIFAAAMSTSAGELNALATTTALDMYHRWWAPEASEVELVRFGRLATVFWGGWACVGALYATHLGSLIEVVNRFGSWFYGALLGVFVLAVADPRADGQGAISGLLLGMGVVWVLAATDLVAFLWLNAVGCLVTCVVGVIVSRIRWSGRREKQ from the coding sequence ATGACCGCACTCGATTGGGCTGTCATTGCCGCCTACTTTGCCTACCTCATCGTGGATGGCCTCCGCGCCGGCCGGCGTGGACAGACTTCGGACGGCTACTTTCGGGCCGACCGGAGTCTGGGTTGGTGGACGGTCGGGCTGTCGGTGATGGCCACCCAGCTTTCGGCCATCACGCTCGTGGGCGCCACCGGACAGGGCTACACCGATGGACTGCGCTTCGTACAGTTTTACTTTGCGCTTCCCATCGCCATGGTCATCCTGTGCGTCACCGCCGTACCGGGCTTTCACCGGGCCAATGTCTTCACGGCCTACGAGTTTCTGGAACGGCGCTTCGATGCGCGGACGCGCGCGCTCACCAGCCTCTTTTTTCTGCTGTCGCGGGGGTTGGCCACTTCCGTCGTCATTGCCGCGCCGGCCGTGGTGTTGTCCGTCGTACTGGGCTGGCCGGAAACCTTCACGGTGCTGGCCATGGGCGTCGTCACGACGCTCTACACCGTCCTGGGTGGCGTGCGCGCTGTGGCGTGGAACGATGTCAAACAGATGGTGGTGATTCTGGTCGGGCTGGCGGCCATGCTCGGGTTGCTGGTGGTCAAACTCCCGCCGTCGGTTTCCTTGTGGGATGGGCTGCACGTGGCGGGCGCCACGGGACGCCTCACGGCTGTGGTCTGGTCGTTGGACTGGCGCGAGAAGTACACCGTCTGGTCAGGGCTGCTGGCCTCGCTGTTTCTGTTTCTGTCCTACTTTGGCTGTGACCAAAGCCAGGTGCAGCGGTATCTGGCCGCCACTTCGGTGGATGCCGCGCGCCGGTCGCTGCTGCTCAATGCCTTTGTGAAAATCCCTCTCCAGGCAGCCGTGCTGCTGATTGGAGTGCTGATGTTCGTTTTTTACGTCTTTGCGCCGGCGCCGCCGCTGGTGTTTGCCGGAAAGGCGGAGCTGACAGATGAAACGGCACGCCAGACCTATGCCCAGCTTGCGGCCGACTATGCTGTGGCGACCGATGAACGGCGGCAGGCGGCCCTTCGCTACGTGGCTGCCCGGCGGGAACATGCGGCGGCGGCAGCCTCTGCCGAAACAGCTTTTCTGGAAGCACAGGCGCGGTGCGACGCCCTGCACCGGGCGGCTACGAAGCTGCTGTCCGGGACGACCGGACGCCCCTACGACGACACCAACCACATCTTTCCCACCTTTGTTCTGTCCCAGCTTCCGACGGGGCTGGTAGGGTTGATGCTGGCGGCCATCTTTGCCGCGGCGATGTCCACAAGCGCCGGGGAACTCAACGCGCTGGCGACGACGACGGCGCTGGATATGTACCACCGGTGGTGGGCGCCGGAGGCATCGGAAGTCGAACTGGTCAGGTTTGGCCGGCTGGCAACAGTGTTCTGGGGCGGCTGGGCCTGTGTCGGCGCGCTCTATGCGACGCATCTCGGCTCGCTCATCGAGGTTGTCAACCGCTTTGGCTCGTGGTTTTACGGGGCCCTGCTGGGCGTTTTTGTGCTGGCCGTGGCTGACCCACGGGCCGATGGACAGGGTGCTATCAGCGGGCTTTTGCTGGGGATGGGCGTCGTCTGGGTGTTGGCGGCAACCGATCTGGTCGCTTTTCTCTGGCTCAACGCCGTGGGCTGTCTGGTAACGTGCGTCGTTGGCGTCATCGTCAGCCGCATCCGCTGGTCTGGCCGGCGGGAGAAGCAGTAG
- a CDS encoding protein kinase domain-containing protein translates to MPALGTFLAHYEIYEKLGAGGMGEVYRARDTKLNRDVAIKVLPPHLASDQEIRLRFEREARAIAQLSHPNVRAIYDFDVVGETAFAVMEYLEGESLRARLRCGPIPLADGVRLGVSIAEGLAAIHQKGIIHRDLKPENIFLTTDGQIKILDFGVARVVKSTVISEDEETRHDSDTFSTLPGMVVGTVGYMSPEQVRGAALDGRSDIFALGCVLFEVFTGQRAFQGATPVEVTASILRDDPFEQLDNTKSLPADLRQVLVRCLQRHPAQRFQSAQDLAFVLRTLLPTISEKTRPDLSTQPADKSASPLPTTRKLLPATALNRSRTLWWMGGTLLSVVLLGSMVAFLWSGRSRPLFLTYAYLTNAGSDTSPAWSPDGQSLAFASRRDGRQRIWVKRITGESVEVAITDGDDGRPRYSPDGQQIAFIRQMEDGTAALYVVSSLGGEPRRIAGEAVDADWAPDGRRLCLTRWVRGQGVTSTLLEQVESDGSNLRTIARLEGLRLRCPRWSPDGQYIALVKDVVAGNVFSPVVLVKVSTGEARQLNPKERGGYLSSPAWLEDSSAVVAIQATSPEAPNIITPARVLVFDVRTEECRTVAALPHDAPVCDLRNGKLVYEARSRRGNLVEVRLGTRPNDMPQMRVLARGTSIDRQPRYTPDGKGLVFTSNRAGNNDIWQLDFGSGRLRPLTTHPDTDWDPAVAPDGAALYWSSNRSGTFEIWTAAPDGTRGRALTAFGASAQNPTVSPDGKEVFFTVSDHPQYGLWRMKTDGSGGQRLVAEMPARWPEVSPDGQYLLYVTTMKEGTGNAIRVVRTADGEQVFSIEVGLGGLSHGRTRWSPDGKQIAWVSTIGTGGIFIQDFRPGTDTSRTRRQLVGDIFGSPPESFAFSPDGRALVVAASDDAPNLMLCVGLPDLTPSGALGLMRR, encoded by the coding sequence ATGCCTGCTCTTGGGACGTTCCTTGCCCACTACGAAATCTATGAAAAGCTCGGCGCCGGTGGGATGGGTGAGGTCTATCGGGCACGCGACACCAAGCTCAACCGGGATGTGGCGATCAAGGTGCTGCCGCCGCACCTGGCCAGCGACCAGGAAATCCGGTTGCGGTTTGAACGCGAGGCCCGCGCCATTGCACAGTTGTCGCATCCCAACGTACGCGCCATCTATGACTTTGATGTGGTAGGGGAGACGGCCTTTGCCGTCATGGAGTATCTCGAAGGGGAATCCCTGCGTGCGCGGCTGCGGTGCGGTCCGATTCCCCTGGCCGACGGCGTCCGTCTGGGTGTGTCCATTGCCGAGGGGCTGGCGGCCATCCATCAGAAAGGCATCATTCACCGCGACCTCAAGCCGGAGAACATCTTTCTGACGACCGACGGGCAGATCAAGATTCTCGATTTCGGCGTGGCCCGGGTGGTGAAGTCAACGGTCATTTCTGAAGATGAAGAAACCCGGCATGACAGCGATACCTTCAGCACCTTGCCGGGCATGGTCGTCGGCACGGTGGGGTACATGTCGCCGGAGCAGGTGCGCGGTGCGGCGCTTGACGGGCGCAGCGACATTTTCGCGCTCGGCTGTGTGCTCTTTGAAGTCTTTACCGGGCAGCGTGCCTTTCAGGGCGCAACCCCGGTGGAGGTCACGGCCTCAATCCTGCGGGATGATCCCTTTGAGCAGCTCGATAACACGAAATCGCTTCCGGCTGATCTCAGGCAGGTGCTCGTCCGGTGTTTGCAGCGCCATCCGGCACAGCGCTTCCAGAGCGCCCAGGATTTGGCTTTCGTCCTGCGAACCCTGCTACCGACAATTTCCGAAAAAACCAGGCCGGACCTGTCCACACAGCCTGCTGACAAGTCAGCGTCACCGCTGCCGACGACGCGCAAGCTGCTCCCGGCAACGGCGCTGAACCGCTCCCGGACGCTCTGGTGGATGGGTGGTACTCTGTTGTCGGTTGTGTTGCTGGGGAGCATGGTGGCGTTTCTCTGGAGCGGCCGGTCGAGGCCGCTGTTTTTGACCTATGCCTACCTGACCAACGCCGGAAGCGACACGTCGCCGGCGTGGTCGCCGGATGGGCAGAGCCTGGCTTTTGCTTCCCGGCGCGATGGACGGCAGCGCATCTGGGTCAAGCGCATCACCGGTGAGTCCGTCGAGGTGGCCATTACGGACGGCGATGACGGCCGCCCGCGCTATTCGCCTGACGGCCAGCAGATCGCCTTCATCCGCCAGATGGAGGACGGTACGGCAGCACTCTACGTCGTGTCGTCGCTGGGTGGTGAACCGCGCCGAATTGCAGGGGAAGCCGTGGATGCCGACTGGGCACCGGATGGCCGCCGGTTGTGCCTGACCCGGTGGGTGCGGGGGCAGGGCGTCACCTCGACCCTGCTGGAACAGGTGGAAAGTGACGGAAGCAACCTGCGCACCATTGCCCGATTGGAGGGCTTGCGGCTGCGCTGCCCGCGCTGGTCGCCGGATGGACAGTACATTGCGCTGGTCAAGGATGTGGTTGCCGGCAACGTCTTCTCGCCGGTGGTTCTGGTCAAGGTCTCCACCGGCGAAGCGCGCCAGCTTAACCCAAAGGAGCGTGGTGGCTATCTGTCGAGTCCGGCCTGGCTGGAAGACAGTTCGGCCGTGGTGGCCATCCAGGCCACGTCACCGGAAGCGCCGAACATCATCACCCCGGCGCGGGTGCTGGTGTTTGACGTACGGACGGAGGAGTGCCGTACCGTTGCCGCACTCCCGCACGATGCACCGGTATGTGATCTGCGGAATGGAAAGCTGGTTTATGAAGCGCGCTCGCGGCGCGGCAATCTCGTGGAGGTACGGCTTGGCACCCGCCCCAACGACATGCCCCAGATGCGGGTCCTGGCCCGGGGCACAAGCATTGACCGCCAGCCGCGCTACACACCGGACGGCAAAGGGTTGGTGTTTACGTCCAACCGCGCTGGCAACAACGACATCTGGCAGCTTGATTTCGGCAGTGGACGCCTCCGCCCGCTGACCACCCACCCGGACACCGACTGGGACCCCGCAGTGGCGCCGGATGGAGCAGCCCTGTACTGGAGCTCCAACCGCAGCGGAACATTTGAAATCTGGACGGCCGCCCCGGACGGCACGCGCGGCCGGGCGCTGACGGCGTTTGGCGCCAGCGCCCAGAACCCAACCGTATCACCTGACGGCAAAGAGGTCTTCTTCACGGTGAGCGATCATCCCCAGTATGGTCTGTGGCGCATGAAAACCGATGGCTCCGGTGGCCAGCGTCTGGTGGCCGAGATGCCCGCCCGGTGGCCGGAAGTCTCCCCTGATGGGCAGTACCTGCTCTACGTGACCACCATGAAGGAAGGCACCGGCAATGCCATCCGGGTGGTCCGCACGGCCGATGGCGAACAGGTCTTTTCCATTGAGGTCGGACTGGGCGGTTTGAGCCACGGGCGGACCCGGTGGTCCCCGGATGGAAAGCAGATCGCCTGGGTTTCAACCATCGGCACTGGCGGTATTTTCATTCAGGATTTTCGTCCCGGAACCGACACCAGCCGCACGCGCCGCCAGCTCGTTGGAGACATCTTTGGGTCGCCGCCGGAAAGTTTTGCCTTCTCACCCGATGGCCGGGCGTTGGTTGTCGCCGCCAGTGATGATGCCCCCAACCTGATGCTGTGTGTCGGGCTTCCAGACCTGACACCCTCCGGGGCACTGGGTCTGATGCGCCGATGA
- a CDS encoding carboxypeptidase-like regulatory domain-containing protein, with translation MTTCASPFTTRWGRWSWLFLLVLCLGTLNLSALAQIGTGTIRGTVTDEQGAAIAGATVTLTNPATGTTRTQTTNEAGTFSFTGVPAATYTLKVEATNFKAYEQPDIRARVDGSTTVGVVLSVGEATETVTVTGSGSEVIVNRQDASIGNTIAQRQILELPLAARNIAGLLSLQPGVAPDGSVSGSRSDQGNITLDGVDINEQQNNSAFAPVLRTSPESVEEFRVTVSNPNANQGRSSGAQISLVTKSGTNEFHGSAFFFHRPTIGNAGNWFTNAIGQRTPRVLQNVFGGAIGGPIVKDRFFFFYNYEGRRDRSQQSVLRVVPLPHLGRGELRFNAVNAATGAPVGIRTLTAAQISQAFPALAAAGGGSALNPAAVAYLAQAASRYPANDAGAGDGVNTGGFRFNAPTPFDFNAHIGRLDWKVDNAGRHTLFARANVQYDVQTQTSFFPDTPAQRLWSHPVGIAAGHTWNISNRWTNVFRYGLTRFATSQQGDTAQNFINFRFVFQPTFNARTLDRIVPTHNFTNDTTYVFGDHTFQFGANVRIIRNRRTGFAQAFDFGVINPIFYAQSLTAPINTFAVNNLGLAIQPGRAVPVRDAVNALIGRINQYTVNLTYDQQGRLLPAGSPTERSFAAEEYDFYFQDIWRIRPNLTLTYGIRYGLSRPVYEQNGFQAGTNIPLGDFLRGRAIGAAQGRPFNDLITIRLAGPANGGDPLYQFAYNNWQPRVAIAWTPDFKEGFWGKLFGSRQQSVFRAGFSLTNDYFGQQIAVQFDQRNTLGFVQQQQTSFAQFRLTSPPFAPLFTAQGQSFRTFPGINPPAQLRFPLTQPDDGQQRIEQSIDQTTRLPRNFSWNFSYGRELPAGLFVEASYIGRLGRNLLAQRDVMALNNLVDPRTGVDWYTAAGQLEDLRRNSTPISQIPNIPYFNNILFPGILANLFAGFGGIQAGMTNSQAIYAMLQNPGTWGLLGPADWTTVQLILNNSPRPGGYQIDGISPLGEDLFFHPQYGALNTIGSFGTSDYHGVAITVRQRYKNYLTWDFNYTFSKSLDDASGLQTAGFFGGGGLVLNPFRQRDNRAVSNFDLRHVINANFVVQLPFGRGRAFFGNASRILDAFIGGWQLGGIARYNSGRVAGAATGDGTAYATNWQVPSNAVRIRQISSSPTRGNNPNLFRDPVFASQSFRSARPGETGERNIFRFPAFANLDASLAKSFTMPWSENQSLQFRWEVFNVTNFQPFDGVQTLATPTDPFRSQPLPNFGRLTSVQSQPRFMQFVLRYVF, from the coding sequence ATGACCACCTGTGCATCTCCTTTCACAACACGGTGGGGGCGCTGGTCCTGGTTATTTCTGCTGGTGCTGTGCCTGGGGACGTTGAACCTCAGTGCGCTGGCGCAGATTGGGACGGGGACCATTCGCGGCACCGTGACCGATGAGCAGGGTGCGGCGATTGCCGGGGCAACCGTGACGCTGACCAATCCGGCAACGGGCACGACCCGCACCCAAACCACAAACGAGGCCGGCACCTTTTCTTTCACGGGCGTTCCGGCGGCAACCTATACGCTGAAAGTCGAAGCCACAAACTTCAAAGCCTATGAACAGCCGGACATCCGCGCGCGGGTGGATGGCAGTACAACCGTGGGCGTGGTGCTGTCGGTGGGTGAGGCGACGGAAACCGTCACCGTGACGGGCAGCGGCTCCGAAGTCATCGTCAATCGCCAGGACGCCAGTATCGGCAACACGATTGCCCAGCGGCAGATTCTCGAACTGCCTCTGGCCGCGCGCAACATTGCCGGTCTGTTGAGCTTGCAGCCGGGTGTGGCCCCGGACGGCTCGGTAAGCGGGTCGCGCAGCGACCAGGGCAATATCACGCTCGATGGCGTGGACATCAACGAGCAGCAGAACAACAGTGCCTTTGCGCCTGTGCTGCGTACCTCGCCGGAATCGGTTGAGGAGTTCCGGGTCACGGTGAGCAACCCGAACGCCAACCAGGGACGGTCGTCGGGGGCGCAAATCTCCCTCGTCACCAAGAGCGGCACCAACGAGTTTCACGGCTCGGCCTTTTTCTTCCACCGTCCGACAATCGGCAACGCCGGCAACTGGTTCACCAACGCCATCGGGCAGCGGACACCACGGGTGTTGCAGAACGTCTTTGGGGGTGCGATTGGCGGGCCCATCGTCAAGGACCGGTTCTTCTTCTTTTACAACTACGAAGGACGGCGTGACCGCTCGCAGCAGTCAGTGTTGCGCGTCGTTCCCCTGCCGCACCTGGGACGGGGCGAACTGCGGTTCAATGCCGTCAATGCGGCCACCGGCGCGCCGGTCGGGATTCGGACGTTGACGGCGGCGCAGATCAGCCAGGCGTTTCCGGCACTGGCGGCCGCAGGCGGCGGTTCGGCGTTGAATCCGGCAGCGGTGGCGTACCTGGCACAGGCGGCCAGTCGCTATCCGGCAAACGACGCTGGTGCCGGGGATGGCGTCAATACTGGCGGTTTTCGTTTCAATGCGCCGACGCCATTCGACTTCAATGCCCACATTGGACGGCTCGACTGGAAGGTGGACAACGCCGGCCGGCACACGCTGTTTGCCCGCGCCAACGTGCAGTATGACGTGCAAACCCAGACCTCCTTTTTCCCCGACACTCCGGCGCAGCGTCTCTGGTCGCACCCGGTTGGCATTGCGGCCGGCCACACGTGGAACATCAGCAACCGCTGGACAAATGTCTTCCGCTATGGTCTGACCCGCTTCGCCACCAGTCAGCAGGGTGATACGGCGCAGAACTTTATCAATTTCCGGTTCGTGTTCCAGCCAACCTTCAATGCCCGGACGCTCGACCGGATCGTACCGACACACAACTTCACGAATGACACGACATACGTGTTTGGCGACCATACGTTTCAGTTCGGAGCCAATGTCCGCATCATTCGCAACCGGCGGACGGGTTTTGCGCAGGCTTTTGATTTTGGGGTCATCAACCCGATTTTCTATGCCCAGAGCCTGACGGCCCCCATCAACACCTTTGCCGTCAACAACCTGGGGCTGGCCATCCAGCCCGGCCGGGCCGTGCCGGTGCGGGATGCCGTCAATGCGCTCATCGGGCGCATCAACCAGTACACGGTGAATCTGACCTACGATCAGCAGGGGCGCCTGCTGCCGGCCGGCAGTCCTACGGAGCGGTCATTTGCCGCCGAGGAATATGACTTCTACTTCCAGGACATCTGGCGCATCCGGCCGAACCTCACGCTGACCTACGGCATCCGCTATGGGTTGAGCCGGCCCGTCTATGAGCAAAACGGTTTCCAGGCCGGCACGAACATTCCGCTGGGCGACTTCCTGCGGGGACGGGCCATTGGCGCTGCCCAGGGGCGGCCATTCAACGACCTCATCACCATCCGGCTGGCCGGTCCGGCCAATGGTGGCGATCCGCTCTACCAGTTTGCCTACAACAACTGGCAGCCACGGGTAGCCATAGCGTGGACGCCCGATTTCAAGGAAGGCTTCTGGGGTAAGCTCTTTGGCAGCCGTCAGCAATCGGTGTTTCGCGCCGGTTTTTCACTGACCAACGACTACTTCGGGCAGCAGATTGCCGTGCAGTTCGACCAGCGCAACACGCTGGGCTTTGTGCAGCAGCAGCAAACATCCTTTGCTCAGTTCCGGCTGACGAGTCCGCCTTTTGCGCCGCTCTTTACGGCGCAGGGGCAGAGCTTCCGCACCTTCCCCGGCATCAACCCGCCGGCCCAGTTGCGCTTCCCGCTGACCCAGCCGGATGACGGCCAGCAGCGGATCGAGCAGTCCATTGACCAGACGACCCGCCTGCCACGCAACTTCAGTTGGAACTTCTCTTATGGACGGGAACTTCCAGCCGGCCTGTTTGTCGAAGCCTCGTACATTGGTCGGCTGGGGCGGAATCTGCTGGCGCAGCGCGATGTCATGGCGCTCAACAACCTTGTCGATCCGCGCACCGGTGTGGACTGGTACACCGCGGCCGGTCAGCTTGAAGACCTCCGTCGCAACAGCACGCCGATTTCGCAGATTCCCAACATTCCGTACTTCAACAACATCCTCTTCCCGGGCATCCTGGCCAATCTCTTTGCCGGCTTTGGGGGCATCCAGGCCGGTATGACGAATAGCCAGGCCATCTATGCCATGCTTCAGAATCCCGGCACTTGGGGCCTGCTCGGCCCGGCTGACTGGACGACCGTTCAGCTTATCCTCAACAACAGCCCCCGGCCGGGCGGCTACCAAATTGACGGGATTTCTCCGCTGGGTGAAGACCTGTTTTTCCATCCGCAGTACGGCGCGCTCAACACGATTGGAAGTTTTGGCACGTCGGATTACCACGGGGTGGCCATCACGGTGCGCCAGCGGTACAAGAACTACCTGACGTGGGATTTCAACTACACGTTCTCGAAGTCGCTCGATGATGCTTCCGGGCTTCAGACAGCGGGCTTTTTCGGCGGTGGCGGGCTGGTGCTCAATCCGTTCCGGCAGCGCGACAACCGGGCGGTCTCGAACTTTGACCTGCGCCACGTCATCAATGCCAACTTCGTCGTGCAGCTTCCGTTCGGGCGTGGGCGCGCTTTCTTCGGGAATGCTTCGCGCATCCTGGATGCGTTCATCGGCGGCTGGCAGCTTGGCGGTATTGCCCGGTATAACTCCGGGCGGGTGGCCGGCGCGGCGACGGGCGACGGTACGGCCTATGCCACCAACTGGCAGGTGCCGAGCAATGCCGTGCGCATCCGGCAGATTTCATCTTCGCCGACGCGCGGCAACAACCCCAACCTCTTCCGCGATCCGGTCTTTGCCTCCCAGAGCTTCCGCAGCGCCAGACCCGGCGAGACCGGCGAGCGCAACATCTTCCGGTTCCCGGCCTTTGCCAACCTCGACGCCAGCCTGGCCAAGAGCTTCACCATGCCGTGGAGCGAAAACCAGTCGCTTCAGTTCCGGTGGGAGGTGTTCAACGTGACCAACTTCCAGCCGTTTGACGGGGTGCAGACGTTGGCGACGCCAACCGATCCCTTCCGCAGCCAGCCACTGCCCAACTTTGGGCGGCTCACGTCCGTGCAGAGCCAGCCCCGGTTTATGCAGTTCGTGCTGCGGTATGTGTTCTAA
- a CDS encoding DUF3108 domain-containing protein encodes MRFPLKLRLCCLWVLLFPGLPGLSAEVAWGQTPTAPVSDTAPALAGKPTVAPPFPIQPPFPFAVGEKLTYEFSFSRFPLSGKLGELVLSVVSADEAQSARTALVTQIKPETDLCPLPAPLSGLAFHAQARTRGFLPALLRVDVRNEYLSVVESADLGLLYNQRTLRERERQRLQMTCQARTDGKRVVLEQSGEGAVNTRTLPARGWTTDLQTFWYVLRTHPLTPGAVIPMVLTEDDRIYDLPVVVTPEVARIQTSAGTFRARKLELKAYESGFTRYKGSFLLWVSEDAARLPVRVQFKARGVTVTGELVGYTLLRPELRPERRR; translated from the coding sequence ATGAGATTCCCACTGAAACTTCGCCTCTGCTGCCTGTGGGTGCTTCTGTTTCCCGGTCTCCCCGGCCTTTCTGCGGAGGTTGCCTGGGGACAGACACCCACCGCGCCCGTCAGCGATACCGCGCCGGCGCTGGCGGGCAAGCCGACCGTTGCGCCGCCCTTTCCCATCCAGCCTCCATTTCCGTTCGCCGTGGGCGAGAAGCTGACGTACGAGTTCAGTTTTTCGCGTTTTCCGCTGTCCGGTAAGCTGGGGGAACTGGTGCTGTCAGTTGTCTCCGCCGATGAGGCCCAGTCCGCAAGAACGGCACTCGTGACCCAGATCAAGCCGGAAACCGACCTGTGTCCCCTGCCCGCCCCATTATCGGGATTGGCCTTTCACGCGCAGGCACGGACGCGCGGGTTTCTCCCGGCGCTGCTGCGGGTGGACGTGCGGAATGAATACCTTTCCGTGGTCGAATCCGCTGATCTGGGGCTGCTTTATAACCAGCGCACACTGCGCGAGCGCGAGCGCCAGCGCCTCCAGATGACCTGCCAGGCCCGCACGGACGGAAAGCGCGTGGTGCTGGAGCAGAGCGGCGAAGGGGCGGTCAACACCCGGACGCTTCCGGCCCGGGGCTGGACGACCGACCTGCAAACCTTCTGGTACGTCCTGCGTACGCATCCGCTCACACCCGGCGCGGTCATCCCGATGGTGTTGACAGAAGATGACCGCATCTATGACCTGCCGGTGGTGGTGACGCCAGAGGTGGCACGTATCCAGACCAGTGCCGGAACCTTTCGCGCCCGCAAGCTGGAACTCAAGGCTTACGAGTCCGGCTTTACCCGTTACAAGGGAAGCTTTCTGCTCTGGGTATCAGAAGATGCCGCGCGTCTGCCGGTGCGGGTACAGTTCAAGGCGCGGGGCGTGACGGTGACAGGCGAGTTGGTAGGCTATACGCTGCTCCGCCCGGAGCTGCGTCCCGAACGGCGGCGCTAG
- a CDS encoding ABC transporter substrate-binding protein, whose product MAARHCIIRIIGCAGLVLVLTVLPGCLPFAPSASGERASEGKASPTRTVTDSSGRQLVLPSKPQRIVSQTVATDEILLALVAPERLVALSHLADDARYSYCADRAQTVAGRCGGSAEAILQLRPDLIFVASYSRAELVELLSAGGAPVYRLTKFGGLADIRANIRAIGEAVGETAAAEALVAGMDRRFAALGERARQRGRPLRMLSFGGSHFTAGAETTFDDLVRAVGGINVAAEQGIVGFRQISSEQLLAWRPDVIVVSAESGKEDAVRRQWLEDPAVAAAIGRDLNRLMVVESRALTTVSQHLADAAEHLEARLFPSAERPRQLSCNLAAP is encoded by the coding sequence GTGGCTGCTCGTCATTGCATCATCAGGATCATCGGGTGTGCCGGACTGGTGCTGGTCCTGACCGTCCTGCCGGGGTGTCTGCCCTTCGCGCCGTCGGCTTCGGGAGAACGGGCGTCCGAAGGGAAGGCGTCGCCAACCCGTACCGTGACGGACAGCAGCGGCCGCCAGCTCGTGCTGCCGTCCAAACCGCAGCGCATCGTGTCGCAGACGGTGGCAACCGATGAAATCCTGCTCGCGCTGGTCGCACCGGAACGCCTTGTGGCCCTGAGTCATCTGGCCGACGATGCGCGCTACAGCTACTGCGCCGACCGCGCCCAAACCGTCGCGGGGCGGTGTGGCGGGAGCGCCGAGGCCATTCTTCAGTTGCGGCCTGATCTTATCTTTGTCGCCAGCTACAGCCGGGCGGAACTCGTGGAACTGCTGAGCGCTGGCGGGGCCCCGGTCTATCGGTTGACCAAGTTCGGCGGTCTGGCCGACATCCGAGCCAACATCCGTGCCATTGGCGAAGCGGTTGGGGAAACGGCGGCGGCCGAAGCCCTCGTGGCCGGGATGGACCGCCGCTTTGCGGCCCTTGGCGAACGGGCGCGGCAGCGTGGACGGCCGCTACGGATGCTGTCTTTTGGCGGGTCACACTTCACCGCCGGCGCGGAGACAACCTTCGATGACCTGGTACGCGCCGTCGGAGGCATCAACGTCGCCGCCGAACAGGGCATTGTCGGGTTTCGCCAGATTAGTTCCGAGCAGCTTCTGGCGTGGCGGCCCGATGTCATTGTGGTGAGCGCCGAGTCGGGCAAGGAAGATGCGGTTCGCCGGCAGTGGCTGGAAGACCCGGCCGTGGCGGCGGCCATCGGCCGGGACCTCAACCGTCTGATGGTGGTGGAAAGCCGCGCGCTGACGACCGTCTCCCAGCATCTTGCCGACGCCGCCGAGCATCTTGAAGCCCGGCTTTTCCCATCTGCGGAACGCCCCCGACAACTGTCCTGCAACCTGGCCGCACCATGA